In Marinomonas posidonica IVIA-Po-181, a single window of DNA contains:
- the dapC gene encoding succinyldiaminopimelate transaminase, protein MNPFIDSLHPYPFQKLAELLEGLQPNPDKTLIKLTIGEPQHQAPQVALDALADNLNGVSKYPSTKGELALRQSITEWTKTRFKLNSLNPDTQVLPVTGTREALFAITQTLVGEKPSPLVISPNPFYQIYEGAAILAGANRHFLPCDANNQYKIDYQAVTDNIWQNCEILFVCSPNNPSGTVTTLEEYAFLIEKAKQFNFTIVADECYSEIYFGEDAPLGLLEACQILGHLDYQHCLIFQSLSKRSNLPGLRSGFVAGDASLLKPFLLYRTYQGCAMPIHHQQASIAAWNDERHVMENRQIYTRKFDAVLDILEPVMQVSKPEAGFYLWPQLTMSDEEFCTALYQEEAVLVLPGSYLGREVNGHNPGSQHARMALVAEESECTEAAHRIKAFLSRR, encoded by the coding sequence ATGAACCCATTTATCGATTCCTTACATCCTTATCCATTTCAGAAGTTAGCTGAGTTATTAGAAGGCTTACAGCCCAACCCTGATAAGACACTGATCAAACTGACGATTGGTGAACCACAGCACCAAGCACCGCAAGTGGCTCTGGATGCACTGGCTGACAACCTCAACGGCGTGAGCAAATACCCAAGCACAAAAGGTGAACTAGCACTTCGCCAGTCCATCACCGAATGGACTAAAACACGCTTCAAGCTGAACTCTCTCAACCCTGACACACAGGTTTTGCCCGTTACAGGCACACGCGAAGCTCTGTTCGCCATCACTCAAACTCTGGTCGGAGAAAAGCCCTCCCCTCTTGTAATTAGCCCTAATCCTTTTTACCAAATATACGAGGGCGCAGCGATTCTCGCAGGAGCGAATCGTCATTTCTTGCCATGCGATGCCAACAATCAATATAAGATTGACTACCAAGCCGTAACAGATAACATCTGGCAAAATTGTGAAATATTGTTTGTCTGCTCACCAAATAACCCGAGTGGCACAGTTACTACCCTAGAGGAATACGCCTTCCTGATTGAAAAGGCCAAACAATTTAACTTTACGATTGTTGCGGACGAGTGCTATTCGGAGATTTATTTCGGTGAAGATGCGCCTCTGGGGCTATTAGAGGCCTGCCAGATCTTGGGGCACTTAGATTATCAGCATTGCTTAATTTTCCAGTCACTTTCTAAACGTTCTAACCTACCTGGCCTAAGATCAGGGTTTGTGGCAGGTGATGCCAGCCTACTGAAACCTTTCTTGCTGTATCGAACTTATCAAGGTTGTGCCATGCCAATTCACCATCAACAAGCCTCAATTGCCGCTTGGAACGATGAACGCCATGTCATGGAAAATCGTCAAATTTACACTCGTAAATTTGACGCGGTATTAGACATATTGGAACCCGTCATGCAGGTAAGCAAGCCCGAAGCTGGCTTCTATTTATGGCCACAACTCACCATGTCTGACGAAGAATTTTGTACAGCTCTATACCAAGAAGAAGCCGTTTTGGTCTTACCTGGCAGTTACCTTGGTCGTGAAGTAAACGGACACAATCCCGGCAGCCAACATGCTCGAATGGCATTGGTTGCTGAAGAATCAGAATGCACTGAAGCAGCACACAGAATAAAAGCCTTCCTCAGTCGCAGATAA
- the dapD gene encoding 2,3,4,5-tetrahydropyridine-2,6-dicarboxylate N-succinyltransferase, whose protein sequence is MSNSIFAFGLGIGTQNKEGDWLEVFYSAPCLGAEKATLDALVESTNYEGGNSTLVLDESDLNRLHMSLLKAGNIEQAELASRLKASTQPIILCVLASDEAPSNPAEVYLKLQLISHRLVKPHSTVLDGMFGLLVNTAWTNEGPIDVRELADRQLSARMEGRTIEVFSVDKFPKMLNFVVPAGIRVGDAARIRLGAHLGEGTTVMHEGFVNFNAGTLGTSMVEGRISAGVVVGNGSDLGGGCSTMGTLSGGGNIVIGVGEQCLIGANAGIGIGLGDRCTVESGLYITAGSKVTVLDENNQIVSTVKARDLSGQSDLLFRRNSETGAIECKTNKTAIALNEALHAHN, encoded by the coding sequence ATGAGTAATTCAATTTTTGCATTCGGTCTTGGTATTGGCACTCAAAACAAAGAAGGCGATTGGCTTGAAGTCTTTTACTCAGCGCCTTGTTTAGGGGCTGAAAAAGCCACCCTTGATGCCTTAGTAGAAAGCACAAACTATGAAGGCGGCAATAGCACGCTAGTATTAGATGAAAGCGACCTAAACCGTCTTCACATGAGCCTTCTAAAAGCCGGTAACATTGAACAAGCAGAATTGGCTTCTCGCCTAAAAGCATCGACCCAACCAATTATTCTATGTGTATTGGCGTCAGATGAAGCACCCAGCAACCCTGCTGAAGTCTACTTGAAGCTGCAACTTATCTCTCATCGTTTAGTTAAACCGCACAGCACAGTGTTAGACGGCATGTTCGGATTGTTGGTTAACACAGCTTGGACCAACGAAGGTCCTATTGATGTTCGCGAACTCGCTGACCGTCAACTAAGCGCTCGTATGGAAGGTCGCACTATTGAAGTATTCAGTGTGGATAAATTCCCTAAAATGCTTAACTTTGTTGTACCCGCTGGCATTCGTGTTGGTGATGCCGCACGTATCCGCCTTGGCGCTCACTTAGGTGAAGGTACCACAGTGATGCACGAAGGCTTTGTAAATTTCAATGCCGGTACGTTGGGCACCAGCATGGTTGAAGGCCGTATTTCAGCTGGCGTTGTGGTTGGTAATGGCTCTGACTTAGGCGGCGGTTGTTCAACTATGGGCACCCTATCTGGTGGCGGCAATATTGTCATCGGTGTCGGTGAACAATGTTTGATCGGCGCCAACGCCGGTATCGGCATCGGTCTTGGTGATCGCTGTACGGTTGAATCTGGCCTGTACATCACAGCAGGTTCTAAGGTAACCGTACTGGACGAGAACAACCAAATTGTCTCTACGGTTAAAGCTCGTGACCTGTCTGGTCAATCTGATCTATTGTTCCGTCGCAACTCAGAAACAGGTGCAATTGAATGCAAAACCAATAAGACAGCCATTGCTTTAAACGAAGCATTGCACGCACATAACTAG
- a CDS encoding ArsC family reductase: MLNIYGIKNCDTMKKAFRWLDEHQVEYQFHDYKKEGVNAELAAAWVAKLGWEAVINKRGTTWRKLTDDVKDNMSESNAVTLMLEQPSLIKRPLIVKNEEVYLGFNAEHYAQTLI; encoded by the coding sequence ATGCTGAATATTTATGGCATTAAAAATTGCGACACGATGAAAAAAGCTTTTCGCTGGCTTGATGAGCACCAAGTGGAATATCAATTCCATGATTACAAAAAAGAAGGCGTAAATGCAGAACTTGCCGCTGCCTGGGTGGCTAAATTAGGTTGGGAAGCCGTCATTAATAAACGCGGCACAACTTGGCGCAAGTTAACCGATGACGTTAAAGATAATATGAGCGAAAGCAATGCCGTGACACTTATGCTTGAGCAACCTTCGCTGATTAAACGCCCACTTATTGTGAAAAACGAAGAGGTCTACTTAGGGTTTAATGCAGAGCATTACGCTCAAACCTTAATCTAA
- the dapE gene encoding succinyl-diaminopimelate desuccinylase produces the protein MSDLSPTLKLAIDLISRPSVTPEDAGCQEVMIQRLEKLGFKVEKMPFGKVKNFYAKRGDSGPNLCFAGHTDVVPTGPESEWKVPPFQPEIIDGMLYGRGAADMKGSLAAMVTAVENFVQAHPNHPGQISFLITSDEEGPFVDGTTRVVDALMERNEKVDWCIVGEPSSTKQLGDIIKNGRRGSFSGDLTVYGKQGHVAYPHLAVNPIHLAAPALAEMANTHWDNGNDFFPPTSFQVSNIQAGTGATNVVPGTLKAQFNFRFSSELDFDALKERVLSILEQHQLEYHIDWTYNGLPFLTKPGELVDAMIKAIETNAGITPELSTSGGTSDGRFIAKMGAQVVELGPINATIHQINECVDANSLEQLSNVYSGILENLFVKTK, from the coding sequence ATGTCTGACTTGTCTCCTACCCTAAAACTTGCCATCGATCTTATTTCACGCCCTTCCGTCACACCAGAAGACGCTGGCTGCCAAGAGGTTATGATCCAGCGCCTCGAAAAGCTTGGTTTTAAGGTCGAAAAAATGCCTTTTGGAAAGGTGAAAAACTTTTATGCAAAACGCGGAGACTCGGGACCAAACCTTTGTTTCGCTGGTCATACAGACGTAGTACCAACCGGTCCTGAAAGTGAATGGAAAGTTCCACCTTTCCAGCCAGAAATCATTGATGGCATGCTTTACGGACGTGGTGCCGCTGATATGAAAGGCAGCTTAGCCGCCATGGTTACAGCGGTGGAAAACTTTGTACAAGCCCACCCAAATCATCCGGGACAAATCTCCTTCCTCATTACCAGTGACGAAGAAGGTCCCTTTGTTGATGGCACTACACGAGTCGTCGACGCCTTAATGGAACGCAATGAAAAAGTCGATTGGTGTATTGTTGGTGAACCATCCAGTACGAAACAACTTGGTGACATTATCAAAAATGGCCGTCGTGGTTCGTTTAGCGGTGATCTCACTGTCTATGGTAAACAAGGTCATGTTGCCTACCCTCATCTGGCCGTCAACCCGATTCACCTAGCTGCACCCGCTCTAGCGGAAATGGCTAATACACATTGGGATAATGGCAATGACTTCTTCCCGCCGACCAGCTTTCAAGTCTCTAATATCCAAGCAGGCACAGGTGCAACCAATGTTGTTCCAGGTACACTAAAGGCACAATTCAATTTCCGTTTCTCGTCTGAACTGGATTTTGACGCCTTAAAAGAACGCGTGTTAAGCATTCTTGAGCAACATCAATTGGAATACCATATTGACTGGACTTACAATGGCCTTCCCTTCCTAACCAAACCTGGCGAACTGGTTGATGCCATGATAAAGGCAATTGAAACAAACGCTGGCATCACACCAGAACTATCCACTTCTGGCGGCACTTCAGATGGTCGCTTTATCGCTAAGATGGGCGCTCAGGTTGTTGAACTTGGACCAATTAACGCCACCATTCATCAGATCAACGAATGTGTAGACGCCAACAGCCTAGAACAGCTATCCAATGTATATTCTGGTATTTTAGAAAATCTATTTGTGAAGACAAAATAA
- the panD gene encoding aspartate 1-decarboxylase, whose protein sequence is MQVTLLKGKLHMASVTQAELWYDGSCAIDKDLVELAGFREFEKIDIYNVDNGERFHTYVILAESGSGTISMNGAAARRVQVGDRVIIAAYGQLDESEADQFKPKLVYLKEGNIVERSTNTIPMQKD, encoded by the coding sequence ATGCAAGTAACACTTTTGAAAGGCAAACTTCATATGGCCAGCGTTACCCAAGCTGAGCTTTGGTACGATGGTTCATGTGCGATCGACAAAGACCTAGTTGAATTAGCTGGTTTTCGTGAATTTGAAAAAATCGATATTTATAATGTTGATAATGGCGAACGCTTCCATACCTACGTCATCCTAGCCGAATCAGGTTCAGGCACCATCTCCATGAATGGCGCTGCAGCACGTCGCGTACAAGTGGGTGACCGTGTCATCATTGCCGCTTACGGCCAACTTGATGAATCTGAAGCTGATCAATTTAAGCCCAAGCTAGTCTATCTAAAAGAAGGCAACATTGTTGAGCGCTCGACCAACACCATTCCAATGCAAAAAGACTAA
- the tpx gene encoding thiol peroxidase: MAQVTLKGNPFETVGTLPAVGSQAPDFKLVKTDLSETTLADYQGAKLVLNIFPSIDTPTCATSVRKFNESAAALKGVNVICVSADLPFAAARFCGAEGIDNVDTGSSFRSAFGADYGLAFANGPLAGLLSRSVVVLDESGKVLYSEQVAETADEPNYEAALASL; the protein is encoded by the coding sequence ATGGCTCAGGTAACATTGAAAGGAAATCCTTTTGAGACAGTAGGTACTTTACCTGCTGTTGGATCTCAGGCTCCTGATTTTAAATTGGTTAAAACGGATCTGTCTGAGACGACGCTAGCCGATTACCAAGGCGCTAAATTAGTATTAAATATTTTTCCATCTATCGACACACCAACTTGTGCAACATCCGTTCGCAAGTTCAACGAATCCGCGGCGGCGCTAAAGGGCGTTAATGTGATTTGTGTGTCTGCGGATTTGCCTTTTGCGGCAGCTCGTTTTTGTGGCGCTGAAGGCATTGATAATGTTGATACGGGTTCTAGCTTCCGTTCTGCTTTTGGAGCGGACTATGGTTTGGCTTTTGCTAACGGTCCACTGGCGGGTCTGTTATCCCGTTCGGTTGTTGTATTGGATGAGTCTGGCAAGGTGCTTTACTCAGAGCAAGTAGCTGAGACGGCTGATGAGCCTAACTATGAAGCCGCGTTAGCGTCTTTATAA
- a CDS encoding cold-shock protein, producing MNDHQDNFSSQGTSSTGFFSLRAFIVSLVIALIVPLLIAGVLKEDIATNYLVYFGFVLVSVYLGTMVNQIRVSGSAGHEDDDDDREQGTVKWFNSSKGFGFLTMENGDDVFVHYRAIRGRGRRFLVEGQLVRFYVTEGEKGKQAENVSIVRG from the coding sequence ATGAATGATCATCAAGATAATTTTTCGAGTCAAGGTACGTCAAGTACCGGTTTTTTTTCATTGCGTGCTTTTATTGTTAGCTTAGTTATCGCACTTATTGTGCCATTGCTAATTGCAGGGGTTTTAAAAGAAGACATTGCAACAAACTACCTAGTGTATTTTGGTTTTGTTCTAGTATCGGTTTACCTTGGTACTATGGTAAATCAAATTCGAGTGTCAGGTTCAGCTGGCCATGAAGATGACGATGACGACCGTGAGCAGGGTACTGTGAAGTGGTTTAATTCTTCAAAAGGCTTTGGTTTTTTAACCATGGAAAACGGTGACGATGTCTTTGTTCACTACCGTGCGATTCGTGGTCGTGGCCGTCGATTCCTAGTTGAAGGTCAACTTGTTCGCTTTTACGTCACTGAAGGTGAGAAAGGTAAGCAAGCTGAAAACGTATCCATTGTTCGCGGCTAA
- a CDS encoding SlyX family protein, whose protein sequence is MNTSQLNLRIDELEIKAQFQEETIDSLNQALIQQQKDMLILKEQLGLFAKQLETYRQQQSINDNETPPHY, encoded by the coding sequence ATGAATACCTCACAACTCAATCTACGTATCGATGAATTAGAGATTAAAGCACAGTTTCAAGAAGAGACAATTGATAGTTTAAACCAGGCGCTGATTCAGCAACAAAAAGACATGTTAATATTGAAAGAACAGTTAGGTTTGTTTGCAAAACAATTGGAAACTTATCGACAACAACAATCCATTAATGACAATGAAACACCGCCACATTATTAA
- a CDS encoding class I SAM-dependent methyltransferase yields MPSSIAVATNESSFISEVKALSQQLRLPYVFLKKELKFATEYDYLLLKSAQGVAIAKTGKGAPKPVFVDFTSGAADHRRRFGGGKGQDIAKAVGLNKRNQLSVLDATAGLGRDAFVLACLGCEVSLCERVGFVRQMLEDGLYRASIHAEVAEITAKMTLQVGDITEMDEAAVFDVVYLDPMYPHTEKSSAAAKKEMAFFRDLIGKDDDADRLLAEAKQRAKYRVVVKRPKGAPYLNGEEPTYQLDGKSGRFDVYVLKSLDLP; encoded by the coding sequence ATGCCAAGTTCTATTGCTGTTGCGACAAATGAGTCTTCATTCATCAGCGAGGTGAAAGCCTTGTCACAACAATTGCGTCTACCTTATGTTTTTCTGAAAAAAGAGCTCAAATTCGCTACCGAATACGATTATCTTTTACTAAAAAGTGCTCAAGGGGTGGCGATTGCCAAAACGGGCAAGGGGGCGCCTAAACCTGTCTTCGTTGATTTTACTTCTGGGGCGGCCGATCACAGACGACGTTTTGGTGGCGGTAAAGGTCAGGACATAGCTAAGGCTGTGGGGTTAAATAAACGCAATCAATTATCGGTCTTAGACGCGACGGCTGGCTTGGGGCGTGATGCTTTTGTGCTGGCCTGTTTGGGGTGTGAGGTTAGCTTGTGCGAACGTGTAGGCTTTGTGCGTCAGATGTTGGAAGATGGCTTATATCGCGCGTCGATACATGCTGAGGTGGCTGAAATTACTGCTAAGATGACATTGCAAGTCGGTGATATTACAGAGATGGATGAGGCCGCGGTGTTCGATGTGGTCTACCTTGACCCTATGTATCCTCATACCGAGAAATCTTCCGCTGCGGCTAAGAAAGAGATGGCATTTTTTCGCGACTTGATTGGCAAAGACGACGATGCCGATCGGTTGTTAGCCGAAGCGAAGCAACGGGCCAAGTATCGAGTGGTTGTGAAGCGACCAAAAGGCGCACCTTACCTTAATGGTGAAGAACCGACTTATCAATTAGATGGTAAATCTGGTCGCTTCGATGTGTATGTTTTGAAATCACTTGACCTTCCCTAA
- a CDS encoding undecaprenyl-diphosphate phosphatase: MLWYHIVFLALIQGLTEFLPISSSAHLILPAQLLDWPDQGLAFDVAVHVGTLMAIIWYFRSDLWKIICAWVGSVSGKGCSNDSQLAWWIVLATIPACIAGLVFDDFISTHLRSIEVIAYTTIGFGVLLWLADRFGHSNKTQRDFALNSVLAIGLAQALALIPGTSRSGITMTAARSLGFNRETSARFSFLLSIPLITAAGSLKLIELMSSAIVVDWSSLIMGVILSAISAYLCIYLFLKWLNTIGFFPFFIYRLVLGVILLLMVYA, encoded by the coding sequence ATGTTGTGGTACCACATTGTATTTCTGGCCTTAATTCAGGGTTTAACAGAATTTTTGCCTATCTCCAGCTCAGCTCATCTTATTCTCCCAGCGCAATTATTGGATTGGCCCGATCAAGGATTGGCCTTTGATGTGGCTGTGCACGTTGGTACTTTAATGGCCATAATCTGGTACTTCCGAAGTGATTTATGGAAGATTATTTGCGCTTGGGTAGGTTCTGTTTCTGGTAAAGGTTGCAGTAATGATAGTCAGTTGGCCTGGTGGATTGTGCTTGCAACGATTCCTGCCTGTATTGCTGGGTTGGTGTTTGATGACTTTATCAGCACGCACTTGCGGTCTATCGAAGTGATTGCTTATACCACAATCGGTTTCGGTGTATTACTGTGGCTTGCTGATCGTTTTGGACACTCAAATAAAACTCAGAGAGATTTTGCTTTAAACAGTGTGCTTGCGATAGGTTTGGCTCAGGCTTTGGCCTTGATTCCAGGAACGTCTCGATCTGGTATTACCATGACTGCGGCTCGCAGCTTGGGATTTAATCGTGAAACCTCAGCACGCTTTTCATTTTTACTTTCCATCCCTCTTATTACCGCAGCCGGTAGTTTAAAGCTGATTGAACTAATGTCTTCGGCTATTGTTGTGGATTGGTCTAGTCTTATCATGGGTGTGATTTTATCTGCCATCAGTGCATATTTATGTATTTACCTGTTTTTAAAATGGTTAAATACCATAGGTTTCTTCCCATTCTTTATTTATCGCCTTGTGTTGGGTGTGATTCTTTTATTGATGGTTTACGCCTAA
- the tsaB gene encoding tRNA (adenosine(37)-N6)-threonylcarbamoyltransferase complex dimerization subunit type 1 TsaB, producing the protein MTTILALDTSTPACSVALNIDGVVLEDFRMAPRLHNDLILPMVDQLLQQAELTLSDLDAIAFGRGPGSFTGLRISAGVVQGLAFGADLPVVPVSTLEALALEGFQKTSQAYWLAALDARMGEIYMAGYRVDKNAQGYQVECLLPEAVSKPDELPKFKQAFSGVGSGWCYEERLVSLLPEAPSHVLDDLAPRAACIAELAAIKLAKGEVVSAYDAIPTYLRDEITWEKQAPRIGKR; encoded by the coding sequence ATGACCACCATTTTAGCATTAGATACGTCAACGCCAGCATGCTCTGTGGCGTTGAATATTGATGGTGTTGTGTTGGAAGATTTTCGCATGGCGCCGCGTCTGCACAATGATCTGATCTTACCTATGGTAGATCAGCTTCTGCAACAAGCTGAACTTACTTTATCCGATTTGGATGCCATTGCCTTTGGACGTGGTCCAGGTTCCTTTACTGGGCTCCGTATTAGTGCGGGTGTGGTTCAAGGGCTTGCTTTTGGTGCGGATTTGCCAGTTGTACCAGTGTCGACATTAGAAGCCTTGGCACTAGAAGGGTTCCAAAAAACCAGTCAAGCTTATTGGTTGGCTGCATTGGATGCTCGCATGGGTGAAATTTACATGGCGGGCTATCGAGTCGATAAAAATGCTCAAGGTTATCAAGTTGAGTGTTTGCTACCTGAAGCTGTATCAAAACCGGATGAATTACCTAAATTCAAGCAAGCCTTTAGCGGTGTGGGTTCTGGTTGGTGCTATGAGGAAAGATTAGTGTCTTTGTTGCCTGAAGCGCCGTCTCATGTACTTGACGATTTAGCGCCACGAGCGGCTTGTATTGCTGAATTGGCCGCCATCAAATTGGCGAAAGGGGAAGTGGTTTCCGCGTATGACGCGATTCCGACTTATTTAAGAGATGAAATTACCTGGGAAAAGCAGGCTCCTCGTATAGGAAAGCGTTAA
- the adk gene encoding adenylate kinase yields MRVILLGAPGAGKGTQAQFITEEFGIPQISTGDMLRAAVKAGSELGLKAKAVMDAGQLVSDDIIIGLVKERLTQDDCANGALFDGFPRTIPQADALKDAGVKIDYVVEIDVADEEIVQRMSGRRVHEASGRSYHLVYNPPKVAGKDDVTGEELIQRADDTEETVRKRLGVYHDQTAPLIGYYQDWLKADSVNAPKFVKVNGVGDLNVIKQNLLTALQA; encoded by the coding sequence ATGCGAGTAATTCTATTAGGTGCGCCAGGTGCAGGTAAAGGGACTCAGGCTCAGTTTATTACCGAAGAGTTTGGTATTCCTCAAATCTCGACAGGTGATATGTTACGTGCTGCTGTAAAAGCAGGAAGCGAACTTGGTTTAAAAGCAAAAGCCGTCATGGATGCAGGTCAGCTGGTTTCTGATGACATTATTATTGGTCTAGTAAAAGAGCGTCTAACACAAGATGATTGTGCTAATGGTGCTTTGTTTGATGGTTTCCCGCGTACCATTCCACAAGCGGATGCATTGAAAGATGCGGGCGTCAAAATTGATTATGTTGTTGAAATTGATGTGGCTGATGAAGAAATTGTACAGCGCATGAGTGGACGTCGAGTACATGAAGCGTCTGGTCGTAGTTATCATCTTGTTTACAATCCACCAAAAGTAGCGGGCAAAGACGATGTGACTGGCGAAGAGCTTATTCAACGTGCTGACGACACAGAAGAAACCGTTCGTAAGCGTTTAGGGGTGTACCATGATCAAACGGCACCACTGATTGGTTACTATCAAGATTGGTTAAAAGCCGATTCGGTGAATGCGCCTAAGTTCGTCAAGGTGAACGGTGTTGGTGATCTGAATGTGATTAAGCAAAACCTATTAACTGCGTTACAGGCTTAA